A stretch of the Marinobacter sp. JH2 genome encodes the following:
- a CDS encoding FAD-dependent monooxygenase produces the protein MSHESGVQSFDVLVVGGGMIGSALALGLSRQGWQVGLIEGAPVERLWERPKPAADVDSFEPRVSAISLASERLLQDLGAWPRVQAGRHCGYREMIVWDGDGTGRIHFDAAELHARLLGTIVENRNIVRALFESLAESDVTLIDGVRVQSWARGESVQLEDGRLLAADLVVGADGAMSRLRQWSGLATREWDYDQHAIVGTVRTSQSHRFTAWQSFTPTGPLAFLPLDNETGDEHFCSFVWSQDTAEARRLMALDADRFRQELEAAIEGELGEVLEVSKRFSFPLCQRHAKDYVTDGLALVGDAAHTIHPLAGQGANLGYGDVRVLLDELSRAKELGLNPGDDLVLARYQRRRKGENLTMMAAMEGFKQLFARDELPVRWLRNAGMRWFDKLAPLKNRIAAEAMGIDG, from the coding sequence ATGAGTCATGAGTCCGGGGTGCAGAGCTTCGACGTTCTGGTGGTCGGGGGCGGAATGATTGGTTCGGCTTTGGCGCTGGGGCTGTCCCGACAAGGTTGGCAGGTAGGGCTCATAGAAGGTGCGCCGGTTGAACGGTTGTGGGAGCGTCCGAAACCGGCAGCCGACGTTGACAGTTTTGAGCCAAGAGTCAGCGCGATTTCGCTGGCGAGTGAACGATTACTGCAAGATTTGGGCGCTTGGCCTCGTGTGCAGGCTGGCCGACATTGCGGCTACCGGGAAATGATCGTGTGGGACGGCGATGGCACAGGGCGCATTCACTTCGATGCGGCCGAGCTTCATGCCCGCTTGCTGGGTACGATTGTGGAAAACCGGAACATCGTTCGCGCGTTGTTTGAATCCCTGGCCGAGAGCGACGTTACGCTGATCGATGGTGTGCGGGTGCAAAGTTGGGCTCGTGGCGAGTCGGTGCAACTGGAAGATGGTCGTCTGTTAGCCGCCGATTTGGTGGTCGGGGCCGATGGTGCTATGTCCCGACTGCGTCAGTGGAGTGGGTTGGCTACCCGGGAGTGGGATTACGACCAGCACGCCATTGTGGGCACTGTGCGTACCAGCCAGTCACATCGCTTCACTGCGTGGCAAAGCTTCACTCCCACTGGGCCGTTGGCGTTCTTGCCGCTAGATAACGAAACCGGCGACGAGCATTTTTGTTCGTTCGTCTGGTCACAGGACACCGCCGAAGCGCGTCGGTTGATGGCGCTGGATGCCGATAGGTTCCGGCAAGAGCTGGAAGCGGCGATTGAAGGTGAGCTCGGTGAGGTATTGGAGGTCTCCAAACGATTTTCCTTCCCGCTGTGCCAGCGCCATGCCAAAGATTACGTCACCGACGGACTGGCACTCGTGGGCGACGCGGCTCATACCATTCATCCGTTGGCGGGACAGGGCGCGAATCTCGGTTACGGTGATGTCCGGGTTTTGCTGGACGAGCTGAGCCGAGCGAAGGAGCTGGGCCTGAATCCGGGCGATGATCTGGTTCTGGCGCGTTACCAGCGTCGTCGTAAGGGCGAGAACCTTACTATGATGGCGGCAATGGAGGGCTTCAAGCAGCTCTTTGCCCGGGATGAATTGCCGGTTCGTTGGCTGCGCAATGCCGGTATGCGCTGGTTCGATAAGCTGGCGCCGCTAAAGAATCGAATTGCCGCCGAAGCCATGGGCATTGACGGGTAG
- the tatB gene encoding Sec-independent protein translocase protein TatB → MFDIGFVELLICGIIALLVLGPERLPSAARTAGRWVGGARRMVRQFTSELDRELKAEELREQLRKAGDVGLEDVEKTVKGALDEAKKYEHMILPENNPGKAKPAQSESAISNDQSSSNTDQTSGNSSESRS, encoded by the coding sequence ATGTTCGATATTGGCTTTGTTGAGCTTCTTATTTGCGGCATCATCGCACTGCTCGTCCTTGGTCCGGAGCGGCTACCGTCTGCTGCCCGAACGGCTGGCCGATGGGTCGGTGGTGCTCGCCGCATGGTCCGACAATTTACCTCGGAGCTAGACCGCGAACTGAAAGCGGAAGAACTGCGGGAACAGCTGCGCAAGGCTGGCGATGTGGGGCTGGAAGATGTCGAGAAAACCGTAAAAGGTGCGCTGGACGAAGCCAAAAAGTACGAGCACATGATTTTGCCGGAAAACAATCCGGGAAAGGCCAAACCCGCTCAGTCTGAAAGCGCCATCTCGAACGACCAGTCAAGCAGCAACACAGATCAAACCTCAGGGAATTCGTCGGAAAGCCGTTCATGA
- the ubiH gene encoding 2-octaprenyl-6-methoxyphenyl hydroxylase, translating into MDTDLIIAGGGLAGATLALAVARVVPELRVTVVESFPLSPDALPEDYQPSYDARSTALAWGSRVIFEELGLWSALAEHATPIQHIHVSDRGRFGATRLHAKDHQQEALGYVADNRWMGLCLMRALLAANIRWEAPAEVVDMTPLNQGVRVSIRKNGEEQQLIGQCLVVADGGRSGLREKLGFQPRTVDYGQNALIANVTTSEAHQFTAFERFTQSGPMAMLPQGSPARPGHDSALVWTLGDEELETLIEQADEEKCRSLQERFGWRLGRITRIGQCNHYPLKLTTVDEAVRPGVVLVGNAAHALHPVAGQGFNLALRGLMALVEQFRVATDNGVSIGSLMVLNEYQQRHRQDWQQTVQFSDSLIRVFGQSLPPLALARDAGLMGLDLVPAAKRWFARKAMGTGGRKAAIPSVKADQEDVRHES; encoded by the coding sequence ATGGATACCGATCTGATCATCGCCGGCGGCGGCCTGGCTGGCGCGACTTTGGCGCTGGCCGTGGCGCGCGTGGTGCCGGAACTTCGGGTGACCGTGGTCGAGAGTTTTCCGCTGTCGCCAGACGCGCTGCCGGAGGATTACCAACCCAGTTACGATGCCCGTTCGACGGCACTGGCCTGGGGTTCCCGGGTTATTTTTGAAGAGCTTGGGCTTTGGTCCGCGCTGGCTGAACACGCCACGCCTATTCAGCACATTCATGTCTCGGATCGTGGCCGGTTCGGGGCAACTCGCCTGCACGCCAAAGACCATCAGCAAGAAGCGTTGGGTTATGTGGCGGACAATCGCTGGATGGGCTTGTGCCTGATGCGGGCCCTGCTGGCGGCCAATATCCGCTGGGAAGCGCCGGCTGAGGTGGTCGATATGACACCACTCAATCAGGGGGTGCGAGTCAGCATCCGCAAAAATGGAGAAGAGCAACAGTTGATCGGCCAATGCTTGGTGGTGGCCGATGGCGGCCGTTCCGGCTTGCGGGAAAAACTGGGCTTTCAGCCACGAACGGTGGATTACGGCCAGAATGCCTTGATTGCGAACGTCACCACCAGCGAAGCTCATCAGTTCACGGCCTTTGAACGTTTTACTCAGTCTGGCCCGATGGCCATGCTGCCCCAAGGTTCACCGGCCCGCCCCGGGCATGATTCGGCATTGGTCTGGACACTGGGCGACGAGGAACTCGAAACCTTAATTGAGCAGGCCGATGAAGAAAAATGCCGCTCTCTGCAAGAGCGCTTCGGCTGGCGGCTGGGGCGTATCACGCGCATTGGTCAATGCAACCACTACCCCTTAAAGCTGACCACCGTGGACGAAGCGGTTCGCCCGGGCGTGGTGCTTGTCGGGAATGCGGCTCACGCTCTGCATCCGGTGGCCGGGCAGGGGTTCAATCTTGCATTGCGGGGTTTGATGGCATTGGTGGAACAGTTTCGCGTGGCTACGGATAACGGCGTTTCGATTGGTTCTTTGATGGTGCTAAACGAATACCAGCAAAGGCACCGTCAGGATTGGCAGCAAACCGTGCAGTTCTCGGATTCGCTGATTCGAGTGTTCGGACAATCCCTTCCGCCTTTGGCGCTTGCTCGGGATGCGGGGTTGATGGGCTTGGATCTGGTGCCCGCAGCCAAACGCTGGTTTGCCCGTAAAGCCATGGGTACAGGTGGGCGCAAGGCTGCAATTCCTTCCGTTAAAGCCGATCAGGAGGACGTTCGTCATGAGTCATGA
- the ubiE gene encoding bifunctional demethylmenaquinone methyltransferase/2-methoxy-6-polyprenyl-1,4-benzoquinol methylase UbiE, which produces MSEQQTPGTPGNSQDEVTHFGFRNVPKSQKASQVAEVFHSVAGKYDLMNDLMSMGIHRLWKRFTIELSGVRPGHQVLDIAGGTGDLTMKFSDLVGPSGKVVLADINASMLQVGRSRLTDRGYAGNIEYVQADAEHLPFPDNSFNAVSIAFGLRNVTDKDQALRDMTRTLKPGGKLMVLEFSKPANPLLSKAYDTYSFSALPLMGQLFAGDSESYKYLAESIRMHPDQDTLKGMMENAGLVNCKYYNMTGGIVALHVGIKP; this is translated from the coding sequence ATGAGCGAGCAGCAAACGCCAGGCACCCCCGGCAACAGCCAGGACGAAGTGACCCATTTCGGTTTCCGAAACGTGCCGAAGAGCCAGAAAGCAAGCCAAGTGGCCGAGGTTTTCCACAGCGTCGCGGGCAAATACGACCTCATGAACGACTTGATGTCTATGGGCATCCACCGTCTGTGGAAACGCTTCACCATTGAGCTGAGCGGCGTTCGCCCCGGCCATCAGGTGCTCGACATTGCCGGCGGTACCGGCGACCTGACCATGAAGTTCTCCGATTTGGTAGGCCCATCAGGCAAAGTGGTTCTGGCCGACATTAACGCGTCCATGTTGCAAGTGGGCCGCAGCCGCCTAACCGATCGTGGCTACGCCGGCAACATCGAGTACGTTCAGGCCGATGCCGAACACCTGCCGTTCCCGGACAACAGCTTCAATGCCGTATCCATCGCCTTCGGCCTGCGTAATGTGACCGATAAAGATCAGGCCTTGCGCGATATGACCCGCACCCTTAAGCCCGGTGGTAAATTGATGGTTCTGGAGTTCTCCAAGCCCGCCAACCCGCTGCTGAGCAAAGCTTACGACACCTACTCGTTCAGCGCGTTGCCGCTGATGGGCCAGTTGTTTGCCGGTGACAGTGAAAGCTACAAGTATCTGGCGGAATCCATCCGTATGCACCCGGATCAGGACACGCTGAAGGGCATGATGGAAAATGCCGGACTGGTGAACTGCAAGTACTACAACATGACCGGCGGCATTGTCGCTCTTCACGTGGGAATCAAGCCCTGA
- a CDS encoding 16S rRNA (uracil(1498)-N(3))-methyltransferase, with product MNLALLFDEDFIDSDRVRLRGRRFDHLKTVLKAGAGHKLPVGRVNGAMGYGEVLHLTDSEAELQVRLEQSAPAPLPLTLILAMPRPKMFRRTLQTCASLGVKDIWLINSYKVEKSFWQTPWLSEDNLRDNLTLGLEQAKDTLMPQVHIRKLFKPFVEDELPTLLAGKRALVAHPGTAIPCPTHLNEPAAICIGPEGGFSDYEVRKLEEAGCQSVHLGSRILRVETAVPVLVSRLFDACL from the coding sequence ATGAATCTGGCGTTACTGTTTGACGAAGACTTCATCGATTCAGATCGCGTACGATTACGCGGTCGCCGCTTCGACCATCTGAAAACCGTACTCAAAGCCGGAGCAGGCCACAAACTGCCTGTGGGCCGTGTGAACGGCGCTATGGGTTATGGTGAGGTACTTCATCTCACGGACTCAGAAGCTGAGCTGCAGGTGCGCTTGGAACAATCTGCACCCGCGCCTTTGCCGCTAACCCTGATTCTTGCCATGCCCCGCCCCAAAATGTTCCGGCGTACGCTGCAAACTTGCGCTTCGCTGGGCGTTAAAGACATCTGGCTGATCAATAGCTATAAGGTGGAGAAAAGCTTCTGGCAAACGCCATGGCTGTCAGAGGACAATCTGCGCGACAACCTGACTCTTGGGCTGGAACAAGCCAAAGACACCCTGATGCCGCAGGTGCACATTCGAAAGCTGTTCAAACCGTTTGTAGAAGACGAACTGCCGACGCTCCTGGCCGGTAAACGGGCTCTGGTTGCCCACCCGGGCACCGCCATTCCCTGCCCGACGCACCTGAACGAGCCCGCGGCAATTTGCATCGGCCCCGAAGGCGGCTTTAGCGATTACGAAGTCAGAAAGCTGGAGGAAGCGGGCTGTCAAAGCGTGCACCTTGGCTCCCGAATTCTTCGAGTGGAAACGGCTGTTCCGGTGTTGGTCAGCCGCCTGTTCGATGCCTGTCTTTAA
- a CDS encoding SCP2 sterol-binding domain-containing protein, giving the protein MFPGPTLLSAASAIVETALSQALTLDPSGRDALLRALAGPVQFNITAPFATSWTLARVGDQVQVRSQPDDQAVLSISGKPVAFAALALGDDRVFADERLQVAGDTALAHQLQRALDQLEPDWEAAMARHIGDVPAHLLGKSIRNAVKWSRNAFNTMNANIEEYLHEESRALPGRRELEATFEDIDDLNLRAERLEARLNQLELSGSDTDTENL; this is encoded by the coding sequence ATGTTTCCCGGCCCTACGCTCTTGTCTGCGGCCAGCGCTATTGTCGAGACGGCCTTGAGCCAGGCTTTAACACTGGACCCAAGCGGTCGTGATGCTTTATTGAGGGCTTTGGCCGGGCCCGTGCAATTCAACATCACTGCCCCGTTCGCAACCAGCTGGACCTTGGCCCGGGTCGGTGACCAAGTGCAGGTGCGCAGCCAACCGGATGACCAAGCCGTACTCAGCATTTCCGGCAAACCGGTAGCATTTGCAGCCCTGGCACTGGGCGACGATCGTGTCTTCGCTGACGAGCGGCTTCAGGTGGCCGGTGACACCGCGCTGGCGCATCAACTGCAACGCGCTTTGGACCAGTTGGAACCCGATTGGGAAGCGGCAATGGCGCGGCATATTGGCGATGTGCCCGCCCACTTACTGGGAAAAAGCATCCGCAACGCCGTAAAGTGGAGCCGGAACGCGTTCAACACCATGAACGCCAACATCGAAGAATACTTGCACGAAGAAAGCCGCGCCCTGCCTGGGCGCCGCGAATTGGAAGCCACTTTTGAGGACATCGACGACCTCAACCTGCGCGCCGAACGCCTCGAGGCCCGCCTGAACCAACTGGAACTGTCTGGTAGCGATACCGATACGGAGAACCTGTGA
- the hisI gene encoding phosphoribosyl-AMP cyclohydrolase — protein MKDLADNLGSPSWLDDILWTEDGLVPAIAQDAKNGDILMMAWMNRESLQLTVEEGQAVYWSRSRGQLWRKGESSGHQQILKDIRLDCDADVVLLKVEQKGGIACHTGRRSCFYRTLKNGEWVSAEPVLKDPDAIYGSN, from the coding sequence ATGAAAGATTTAGCCGATAATCTAGGCTCTCCCAGTTGGTTAGACGACATCCTCTGGACCGAGGACGGCCTGGTACCTGCCATTGCGCAAGACGCCAAAAACGGCGACATATTGATGATGGCCTGGATGAACCGTGAATCTCTTCAGCTCACGGTCGAAGAAGGTCAGGCAGTTTATTGGTCACGATCTCGTGGCCAGCTCTGGCGTAAGGGCGAAAGTTCGGGGCATCAGCAGATCCTCAAAGACATTCGCCTGGACTGCGATGCCGACGTTGTCTTGCTTAAAGTGGAGCAAAAAGGCGGCATTGCCTGTCATACTGGTCGCAGAAGCTGTTTTTACCGGACCCTGAAAAACGGCGAATGGGTCAGTGCCGAGCCGGTACTGAAAGATCCTGACGCGATTTATGGCAGTAACTGA
- a CDS encoding DUF1643 domain-containing protein yields the protein MDTQTHFSPCGRYRYALSRAWDDGKPFVMIIGLNPSETDANPTITRCINFANAWGFGGVYVTNLFAYRAATPKELITASEPVGEENDGWLARCAQKSALTVAAWGNYGSHLKRSDQVKRLLPDLHCIRMNKSGEPAHPLYLKASLMPVKLPVQD from the coding sequence ATGGATACCCAAACTCATTTTTCGCCCTGTGGACGTTACCGTTATGCTCTTAGCAGAGCTTGGGACGACGGTAAGCCCTTCGTGATGATTATAGGGCTGAACCCATCGGAAACCGACGCTAACCCCACCATCACCCGCTGCATCAACTTTGCCAACGCCTGGGGCTTTGGTGGCGTTTACGTCACCAACCTGTTTGCATATCGCGCCGCCACGCCCAAAGAGCTGATCACAGCATCTGAACCGGTTGGCGAAGAAAACGATGGCTGGCTGGCCCGGTGCGCACAGAAATCGGCACTGACGGTGGCGGCTTGGGGGAATTACGGTTCACACCTGAAACGCTCAGATCAGGTAAAGCGACTGCTGCCGGACTTACATTGCATTCGGATGAACAAGTCGGGCGAACCCGCTCATCCCTTGTACTTGAAGGCCAGTCTCATGCCTGTAAAACTACCCGTGCAAGATTGA
- the tatA gene encoding Sec-independent protein translocase subunit TatA, whose translation MGISIWQLLIVLGIVILLFGTKKLRNIGTDLGGAIRGFKKSMNDEDEKSDEADTLEGQKAEQTQADAKTQEKQKS comes from the coding sequence ATGGGTATCAGTATCTGGCAACTTCTTATCGTACTCGGCATCGTTATTTTGCTGTTCGGAACCAAGAAACTCCGCAACATCGGCACCGATCTCGGTGGTGCAATTCGTGGTTTCAAAAAGTCCATGAATGACGAAGACGAGAAATCCGATGAAGCTGACACTTTGGAAGGCCAAAAAGCCGAACAAACTCAGGCTGACGCGAAAACTCAGGAAAAGCAAAAGAGCTGA
- a CDS encoding DUF808 domain-containing protein, with protein sequence MAGASLLTLLDDIATMLDDVALMTKVAGKKTAGVLGDDLALNAQQVAGVKPARELPVVWAVAKGSMLNKCILVPAAVAISFFLPWLVIPLLMLGGAFLCFEGFEKVAHKFLHGKEEEAHKENLREALKNPKANLKEVEREKIKGAIRTDFILSAEIIAITLGIVAEKSLGMQFAVLSVVAVMVTVAVYGLVAGIVKIDDGGLYLSQRDSAVLQRIGDGILWLAPYMMRTLTIVGTIAMFLVGGGILTHGITPVYEAIRGFAAEVGGIGAVLIPTLGDGLFGLIAGGVLVAALTPVINLWQKRNA encoded by the coding sequence ATGGCAGGCGCCAGCCTTCTTACCCTTCTCGATGACATCGCGACGATGTTGGATGATGTGGCCTTGATGACCAAGGTCGCCGGCAAGAAAACCGCAGGCGTGCTGGGGGATGATCTGGCGCTTAATGCGCAGCAGGTCGCCGGTGTGAAGCCCGCTCGGGAATTACCCGTGGTTTGGGCGGTCGCTAAAGGCTCGATGCTGAACAAATGCATTCTGGTGCCTGCAGCCGTAGCGATCAGTTTTTTTCTTCCCTGGTTGGTTATTCCGCTTTTGATGCTTGGCGGTGCTTTCTTGTGTTTCGAAGGCTTCGAAAAAGTGGCCCACAAATTCTTGCACGGCAAGGAGGAGGAGGCACACAAAGAAAATCTTCGGGAAGCCCTAAAGAATCCCAAGGCTAATCTAAAAGAAGTCGAACGGGAAAAAATCAAAGGCGCTATTCGTACCGATTTCATTCTATCCGCCGAGATCATCGCGATCACCTTGGGGATCGTGGCCGAGAAAAGTCTTGGAATGCAGTTCGCCGTGCTTTCGGTCGTCGCGGTGATGGTTACCGTGGCGGTGTACGGTTTAGTGGCGGGTATCGTGAAAATTGACGATGGAGGACTGTACCTGAGTCAACGAGACTCGGCGGTACTCCAGCGCATCGGGGACGGCATACTGTGGTTGGCCCCCTACATGATGAGGACTCTGACCATTGTTGGCACCATTGCCATGTTTTTGGTGGGCGGCGGTATTCTCACACACGGCATAACGCCGGTTTACGAGGCCATTCGAGGATTTGCGGCAGAGGTAGGCGGGATCGGTGCTGTTTTAATTCCCACCCTGGGTGACGGGTTGTTCGGGCTCATCGCCGGAGGGGTGTTAGTGGCCGCACTTACGCCCGTAATAAATCTTTGGCAAAAGCGAAATGCTTAA
- the tatC gene encoding twin-arginine translocase subunit TatC, with translation MSSSPEGHQAPEMPLIEHLLELRNRLLKMVLAVIICFAVIYPFANDLYLLLSQPLRDLLPEGQMMIATDITSPFFAPLKLALVLAVFAAIPIILYQLWSFVAPGLYAHEKRLAFPLLFTSVVLFYGGATFAYFVVFPLVFGFFTAIGPEGIIELPDIASYLNFILKMFFAFGVAFEIPIATVLLILTGATTPKDLAAKRPYVVVACFIIGMLLTPPDIISQTLLAVPMWILFEFGILFGRLAYKERRDTDEEELGSQ, from the coding sequence ATGAGTTCATCACCCGAAGGCCATCAAGCGCCAGAAATGCCGCTCATCGAGCATTTGCTTGAGTTGCGCAACCGTTTACTGAAAATGGTCTTGGCCGTCATCATCTGCTTTGCGGTAATTTACCCCTTTGCCAACGACCTTTACCTGCTGCTGTCGCAGCCGCTGCGAGACCTTCTTCCTGAAGGCCAGATGATGATCGCCACAGACATCACCTCGCCCTTTTTCGCACCGCTGAAGCTGGCCTTGGTATTGGCAGTATTTGCCGCCATCCCCATCATTCTTTATCAGCTTTGGAGCTTTGTAGCGCCGGGCCTTTATGCCCATGAAAAACGTTTGGCGTTCCCGCTGCTGTTTACGTCAGTTGTGCTGTTTTATGGTGGCGCCACCTTCGCCTACTTTGTGGTATTCCCGCTGGTTTTCGGCTTTTTTACCGCCATCGGGCCAGAAGGCATCATCGAATTACCCGATATTGCCAGCTATCTGAACTTCATCCTGAAGATGTTCTTCGCCTTCGGTGTAGCCTTCGAGATACCCATTGCCACGGTGCTGTTGATTCTAACAGGCGCGACCACACCCAAAGATCTCGCAGCCAAGCGGCCCTATGTGGTGGTCGCCTGCTTCATCATTGGCATGCTGCTGACCCCACCAGACATCATTTCCCAGACCCTGCTAGCCGTGCCCATGTGGATCTTGTTCGAGTTCGGCATTTTATTCGGACGGCTGGCCTACAAAGAGCGGCGGGATACCGACGAGGAAGAGTTGGGCAGTCAATGA
- a CDS encoding phosphoribosyl-ATP diphosphatase, producing the protein MSDVLERLAEVLEARKDAAPDTSYVASLHAKGLNKILEKVGEECTETLLAAKDAEHSGDTQDVIYETADLWFHTMVMLSRLGLSPKDITDELARRFDLSGLEEKASRQS; encoded by the coding sequence GTGAGTGATGTACTGGAACGCCTTGCTGAGGTACTCGAAGCACGCAAAGACGCCGCCCCTGACACGTCCTACGTCGCCAGTCTGCACGCCAAAGGCCTGAACAAGATTTTGGAGAAGGTCGGGGAAGAGTGCACCGAAACCTTGTTGGCGGCGAAAGATGCCGAACACTCCGGAGATACTCAGGACGTGATCTACGAAACCGCGGATTTGTGGTTTCACACCATGGTTATGCTGTCTCGCCTCGGCCTGAGCCCGAAAGACATTACGGACGAGCTGGCTCGTCGCTTCGATTTGTCCGGCTTGGAAGAAAAAGCGTCACGACAATCGTAA
- the ubiB gene encoding ubiquinone biosynthesis regulatory protein kinase UbiB: MTRLQRLFRIAWVFCRYRLDTFLPLAELPTPLKIFFLLAPWHLFPQPKLSRGDRLRLALEELGPVFVKFGQILSTRRDLLPDDMAASLKQLQDRVPPFPSDQARGIIERSLGAPVSELFAEFGADPMASASVAQVHPATLRNGQQVVVKVLRPGIEKVIRQDLALMYLMAGLLEKYWSEGKRLHPVEVVADYDATIHDELDLQREAANASQLRRNFDNSPLIYIPFIDWDYTSKSVLVMERIHGIPIADVESLQAAGVNMKVLAEKGVEIFFTQVFRDSFFHADMHPGNIFVDVSNPADPQYIAIDFGIVGTLAPDDQSYLARNLLAFFRRDYRQVAQLHVQSGWVPPETRINEFEAAIRTVCEPIFEKPLKDISFGHFLLRLFQTARRFDMEVQPQLVLLQKTLLNVEGLGRQLYPDLDLWSTAQPFLENWMRKRIGPSGLIKSLQTHLPSWLEQSPEMPQLVHDALLQLRSAGPTEQQNQDTLALLREQQRKTDRRWRRGITALALVGVAIAGTQPGAAEWAQNIPLWSWALFAGAGALVLRGSR, from the coding sequence GTGACACGCCTGCAACGCCTGTTCCGAATTGCCTGGGTATTTTGCCGCTACCGGCTGGACACCTTTTTGCCTCTGGCCGAACTGCCCACGCCCTTGAAAATATTCTTCCTCTTGGCCCCCTGGCACCTGTTTCCTCAACCCAAACTGAGCCGCGGTGACCGCTTGCGCCTCGCTCTGGAAGAATTGGGGCCAGTATTCGTTAAATTCGGTCAGATTCTGTCTACCCGGCGGGATTTGCTGCCGGACGACATGGCAGCATCTCTGAAACAGCTTCAGGATCGAGTACCACCCTTCCCCAGCGATCAGGCCCGAGGCATTATCGAACGCTCTCTGGGCGCTCCTGTATCGGAGCTCTTCGCCGAATTTGGTGCAGACCCTATGGCCTCCGCCTCTGTGGCGCAGGTACACCCCGCAACCTTGCGCAATGGCCAACAAGTCGTGGTCAAAGTTCTTCGCCCGGGCATCGAAAAGGTCATTCGCCAGGACTTGGCGCTGATGTACCTGATGGCCGGTTTGCTCGAAAAGTACTGGTCCGAAGGCAAGCGCCTGCACCCGGTCGAGGTGGTTGCCGATTACGACGCCACCATCCACGACGAACTGGACCTGCAACGGGAAGCCGCCAACGCCAGCCAGTTGCGCCGCAACTTTGACAATTCGCCGCTGATCTACATTCCGTTTATCGATTGGGATTACACCAGCAAGTCCGTGCTGGTGATGGAGCGCATCCACGGCATCCCCATTGCCGACGTAGAGTCGCTGCAAGCCGCCGGCGTGAACATGAAAGTGTTGGCAGAAAAGGGCGTCGAGATCTTCTTTACCCAAGTGTTCCGTGACAGTTTTTTTCACGCCGACATGCACCCGGGCAACATTTTTGTCGACGTGTCTAACCCAGCGGACCCGCAATACATCGCCATCGACTTCGGCATTGTCGGCACTCTGGCTCCGGATGATCAAAGCTACCTGGCTCGCAACCTGCTCGCGTTCTTTCGGCGCGATTACCGCCAGGTCGCTCAGCTGCATGTTCAATCCGGTTGGGTGCCGCCGGAAACCCGCATCAACGAGTTCGAGGCCGCCATCCGCACCGTGTGCGAGCCTATTTTCGAGAAACCACTGAAAGATATCTCGTTCGGGCACTTCCTCTTACGCCTGTTCCAGACCGCCCGGCGCTTCGATATGGAAGTGCAACCACAGTTGGTCCTGCTGCAAAAGACGCTGCTTAACGTCGAAGGGCTAGGTCGCCAATTGTATCCCGATCTCGATTTGTGGAGCACTGCGCAACCGTTCCTTGAAAACTGGATGCGTAAGCGGATTGGCCCCTCCGGTCTGATCAAATCGCTACAAACGCACTTGCCGTCATGGCTGGAACAATCACCGGAAATGCCGCAACTGGTTCACGATGCCCTACTGCAATTGAGAAGCGCCGGCCCGACGGAACAACAGAATCAGGACACACTGGCCTTACTGCGTGAACAGCAGCGCAAAACCGACCGCCGTTGGCGTCGTGGCATCACCGCGCTGGCACTGGTTGGAGTCGCTATCGCCGGAACCCAGCCCGGCGCCGCAGAATGGGCTCAAAATATACCACTGTGGTCATGGGCGCTGTTTGCTGGCGCGGGAGCTTTGGTGCTTCGAGGTAGCCGTTAA
- a CDS encoding polyhydroxyalkanoic acid system family protein, translated as MSVIDIHRAHELDKEHARDAAETLAKDLSQKFDVNYLWEGDQLKFKRSGVKGQLNIAESDLHIHLELGLMLRPFKSRIEQEIHAQLDQITKA; from the coding sequence ATGTCTGTTATCGATATCCACCGTGCCCATGAACTGGACAAAGAACACGCTCGCGACGCAGCCGAAACTCTGGCCAAAGACCTGTCGCAGAAATTTGATGTGAATTATCTGTGGGAAGGCGACCAGCTCAAGTTCAAGCGCAGTGGCGTGAAAGGTCAGCTCAACATTGCGGAATCTGATTTGCACATTCACTTGGAATTAGGGCTGATGCTGCGGCCGTTTAAGTCCCGCATCGAGCAGGAAATTCACGCTCAGCTGGACCAGATCACCAAAGCGTAA